The nucleotide sequence GGATACGCTGGCGCTGCTGCCTACCGGCGGCGGCAAAAGCATCTGCTTCCAGGTGCCGGCGTTGGCCCGGCCGGGGCTGTGCGTGGTGGTGTCGCCGCTGATTGCGCTGATGAAGGACCAGGTGGAAAACCTGCGCAAGCGCGGCATCAAGGCCGAGGCGGTGTTTTCGGGCATGAGCCACCAGGAAATCGACCAGACCCTGGACAACTGCGTGTACGGGCCGGTGAAGTTTCTGTACGTGAGCCCCGAGCGGCTGCAGACCGACATGTTCCGGGCCCGGGTGGGCCGCATGAAGGTGAGTCTGCTGGCCATCGACGAGGCCCACTGCCTGTCGCAGTGGGGCTACGATTTCCGGCCGCCGTATCTGCAGATTGCGGCGCTGCGTGAGCTGCTGCCCGGTGTGCCGTGCATTGCCCTCACGGCCACGGCCACCGAGCAGGTGAAGCTGGATATCGTGGAAAAGCTGCTGTTCCGGCTCGGCCACCGCGTGTTTCAGCAGAGCTTTGCCCGTCCCAACCTGTCGTATTCGGCGCTGGCTACCGAGGACAAGCTGCGCCGGCTGCTGGAAGTGGTGCGGGGCGTGGGGGCCGGCAAAACCAGTATCGTGTACGCCCGCACCCGCCGCCAGACCGAAGACACGGCCGCCTACCTGCAGCAGCAGGGCGTGCGCGCCGCCGTCTACCACGCCGGCCTGCCCAGTGACCAGCGCACCCGCACCCAGCAGGACTGGATGCAGAACCGCATCCACTGCATCGTAGCTACCAACGCCTTCGGGATGGGCATCGACAAGCCCGACGTGCGGCTGGTGGTACACCTGGAGGCGCCCGACAACCTGGAGGCCTACTACCAGGAAGCCGGCCGCGCCGGCCGCGACGAGAAATACGCCTTTGCCGTGCTGCTGCAGGGCCCCAACGATGCCGCCGAGCTGCGCCGCCGCACCCAGCAGGCCTACCCGCCGCTGGACACCGTGCGCCGCGTGTACCAGGCGCTGGCTAACTTCTCGCGCACGGCCGTAGGCGGCGGCGAGCTGGTAGCCTTCGACTTCGACATTCAGCACTTCGCCGAAACCTACCGCATCAAGGCCCTCGACGCCCACAACAGCCTCCGCACCCTGGCCCGGGAAGGCTTTGTGCAGCTGAACGAGGCCGTGAACACGCCTGCCCGGGTCCACATCCCCATCGACCACCAGGACCTGTACCGGTTTCAGGTGGCCAACGCCCAGCACGACCAGCTCATCAAGAGTCTGCTGCGCTTCAACGGCGGGGAGCTGTTCAGCGGGTTTCAGCGGATTTCGGAAAACAGCCTGGCGCAGCACCTCAAGCTTAGCGTGGTGGACGTGCGCAAAACGCTGGTATTCCTGCACCGCTCGGGCATTATTCAGTACCAGCCGCGGCAGGAGTCGCCGCAGGCCCTGTTCACTACCCCGCGCTTCGATGCCGACAAGCTGCCGCTAGACCAGAAGCGCCTGACGCAGGCCCGCGACCTGGCCCTGCACAAAACCGAGGCTGTGGTGCGCTACGCCGCCGGAGGACGCTGCCGCCAGCAGCTGCTACTAGAGTATTTCGGCGAGCTGGACGCGCCGCCCTGCCGCGTCTGCGACTTCTGCCTGGCCGAGAAGAAAGCACGCCAGGCGCCCGCCTCGTCCGCCGACCTGCGCCAGCAGCTGCTCAATCTGCTCAAAGCCACGCCCCAAACGCCCCGCGAAATCCTCGCGCAGTTCGCGCCCGGCCAAGCCACGGCCGTCACGGAGCAGCTGCGGGAGCTGGTGGAGCTGGGCGAGCTGGCGTACGCGCCGGATGGGCGGCTGGGGTAGGAATTTATTGGCGCCTTACAGGAATGGCTCCGGTCCGGCGGCTTTTTTCAGCCGTCGGGCCGGTTGCCGATTGAACGACATAGGGTGCACAGTAGTAAGCAACGTCAGCTTACAGCGACCGGTCCGACGGCTGAAAAAAGCCGCCGGACCGGAGCCGATGCACTGTGCTAACACCCAAAAAGCCGCCCCGGCCGCGCCTGAAACAGGCACAGCCGGGGCGGCTTTTCTTGAGGAAGCTCGAAGTTATTTCTTCAGCAGTTTCAGCAGCTCCTCAGCGGCCGGCTCCGACGAGGCGGGGTTTTGGCCGGTAATCAGGTTGCCGGCTTTCACTACGTAAGGAGCCCAGTCGGCGCCTTTGGAGTAGTCGCCGCCGTTCTGCTTCAGCATGTCTTCCACCAGGAAAGGCACCACGTTGGTCAGCTGCACGGCTTCTTCCTCGGTATTTGTGAAGCCCGCTACCGATTTGCCTTTCACCAGCGGCTCGCCGTTGGCGTCTTTCACGTGGCGCAGCACGCCGGGGGCGTGGCATACGGCCGCTACCGGTTTGCCGGCGGCGTAGAAGTTCTCAATCAGCTCGATGGACTTTTTGTCCTCGGCCAAATCCCACAGCGGGCCGTGGCCGCCGGGGTAGAACACGGCGTCGAAATCAGCAGCGTTTACCGTGTCCAGCTTCACGGTGCTGGCCAGGGCCTGCTGGGCGTCGGTGTCGGCTTTGAAGCGCTTGGTGGCGTCGGTCTGGGCGCTGGGGTCGTCGCTCTTAGGGTCGAGGGGCGGCTGGCCACCGGCCGGCGAGGCCAGGGTGAGCGTGGCGCCGGCATCCTTGAACACGTAGTAGGGAGCGGCAAATTCTTCCAGCCAGAAGCCGGTTTTATGTCCTGTGTCGCCCAACTGGTCGTGGGACGTCAATACCATCAGAATGTTCATGGTTGTGGGAAAAAGGGGTGAAAAACGGGTGTTGAACGGCCGTAGCGCGAACTGTGTAGTTCGCGCCATTGCGCCGTTTGGGCGGCTGTCGTTCGGGGGCGCGAACTACACAGTTCGCGCTACTGCTTTTACTTGCCCTGGACGGGCAGCAGGCGGTAGAAAGATGTTTTGCGCTCGGCCAGCAGCGGCACTATCCGGCCCAGCACGAGGTCCTGGAAATGGGGCGCGGCGCGGTGCGCAATCTGGGCTTCCTGGTTGGCGTACTGCTCATACACGAAGAAGCGCCCGGGCTCGTCGGCCGACTCGTGGGCAATGTAGAGCAGGTTGCCGGGCTCGTGCTGGCGCACGGCGGCGGCAGCTTGCATCAGCAGGTCGCGCACGGTGTCGATGTGCTCGGTGGGCACCAGCCACTCGGCGGCCACGCAATAGATTTCAGCTTGGTTTGCCATGAAAAGCGGGAGTTGAAAGGAGGAAAAAAGCTAGGCTACATTCACGATGGCCTTGCCGGTGTTGTCGCCCTGAAACAAGCCCAGGAACGCCGCCGGAATCTGGTCGAAGCCGTCGGTGATGGTTTCCTCGAACTTCAGCTTGCCCTGGCCATACCACTCCGTGAGCTTGGCCACGCCTTCGGGCCACTGCGGCAGGTAGTCGCTCACGATGAAGCCCTGCAGCTTGGTGCTGGTTTTGAGCAGCTTGCCCTCGGGGCGCAGGCCTACGGGTGCTTCGGTGGTGTTGTAGGTGGAAATCTGGCCGCAGAGCGCAATACGAGCGTGCTTGTTCAGCAGGTCGTACACGGCGTCGGTGATGGGGCCGCCCACGTTGTCGAAGTAGCAGTCGACGCCATTGGGGGCGGCGGCGGCCAGGGCTTCGGCAATGTTGGCGGTTTTGTAGTTGATGGCTTCATCGAAGCCCAGCTCTTTCAGGTAGGCCACTTTCTCGTCGGAGCCGGCGGTGCCAATCACGCGGCAGCCCTGGATTTTGGCCAGCTGGCCTACCACCATGCCCACCGCGCCGGCCGCGCCCGATACCACTACCGTTTCGCCCGCTTTGGGCTGGCAGATATCGAGCAGCCCGAAGTAGGCCGTGAGGCCGGGCATGCCCAGCAGCCCCAGGAAGTAGCTCACCGGCGCCTTGTCGGTCGGAATCCGGTTCAGGCTTTTGCCGTCCGCAACGCTGTGCTGCTGCCAGGGCAGGTTGCCCACCACTACGCTGCCCACGGGCAGCGCGTCGGACTGGCTTTCCACTACCTCGGCCACCACGCCACCCGCAATCGGCTGGCCCACCTCAAACGGCGCCACATACGACTTGGCGGCGCTCATCCGGCCGCGCATGTACGGGTCAACCGACACGTAGCGGGTTTTCAGCAGCACCTGGCCGGCCGCCAGCGGCGGCAGCTCCAGCGTTTCAAATCGGAACTGTTCGGCGGTCGGCGTGCCCTGGGGGCGGCTGGCCAGCACAATGGCTTGGGTTTTCATAGCGTGGGGAAAAAGGGCGAGGGAAAAATTAACCGTCATCCCGAGGTTGCTCAGGATGACGGTTATACTGCAGACCAGGAAGCTGGTTACGCGGCTTCGGTGGTGGTGGTCAGGTTCACCTCGATGTTGCCGCGGGTAGCGCGCGAGTAGGGGCAGATGCCGTGGGCGGCCTGCACCAGCTCTTCGGCCTGGGCCTGCTCTACGCCGGGGATGTTGATGTGCAGATCGGCCGAAATGCCGTAGCCGCCGTCTTCCGCCTGGCCGAAACCAATCAGGGCTTCCACCGTCACGCCGTCGAGCTTCACCTTGGCCTGGCGGGCGGCTACGCCCAGCGCACCCTCGAAGCACGAGGCATAGGCGGCGGCAAACAGCTGCTCGGGGTTGGTGGAGTTCGGCTTGCCGGGGCCGCCCATTTCCTTGGGCGTGCTCAGCGGAATGTTGATTACCTCATCTTTGGACGTAACCTGGCCGTCGCGGCCACCTTTAGCTTTTGCCTGTGCGGTGAAGACTTTGTTGATTTTCATCGGGTAAGAAATGAAGGGAAGAGAAAAAAAAGCCGGCCCGGACTCAGGACAGCCGAATGAGTAGTTGTTGAAGCTGGGTGCGCAGGGCCTCAAACTCGGCGGGCGACATGCCCAGCCTGGCGAATAGGGCCTCCGGAACGTGGCAGGCGCGCTGCTGCAGCTCGCGGCCGGCCGGCAGCAGGCCAATGATGACGGAACGCTCGTCGCGCGGGTCGCGGCGGCGGCTCACCCACTGCTTCTGCTCCAGCCGCTTGAGCAGCGGCGTGAGTGTGCCCGAGTCGAGCAGCAGGTTGTCGCCCAGTGCCTTCACGGTCAGCTCGCCATGCTCCCAGAGCAGCAGCAGCACTAGGTATTGCGGATAGGTAAGGTCCAGCTCCTGCAGATAGGGCTGGTAGGCCTTGGTCAACATCCTGGAAACCGCATAGATCGGGAAGCACAGCTGGCTTTCCAGTTTCAGCAGCGTTTCGTCGGAAGGAAGGGAGGGATTGTCGCTCATGGGTTTCGGAATAGTAAACTGGCTGTGGTTGTGTAATGTTTAGTTGTGCGCAATTAATTATTGCGCTTTGTGACAAGTGTCTGATAGACAGGCATAAAAAAAGAGTCGTTTCCCCAAACGAGGAAACGACTCCAATAGATACAGCCGAAAAAGCTACGCCTGCTGGTAGGCCTGGAAGCCGCCGAGCAGGTTGCGAACCTGCATAAAGCCCTGCTGGGTGAGGTACGCTTTGGCCGAGGTGGAGCGGCCGCCGCTTTTGCAGTGCACAATGATTTCCTGGTCTTTGAGGTCTTCCAGCTCTTCCAGCTTCTGGGGCAGCGTGTTAAGCGGGATATTCTGGCTGCCTTCGATGCGGCCTTCCTCGTTTTCCCAGGGCTCGCGCACGTCAATAATGGTAGGTTTTTCGCCAGCGGCCTGGCGTTGTTTTAGCTCGGCAGGAGTTATATCGGCCATAGGGCTATGTGAAGGGTTGTGGAAGGAAAATTGTGGAGCGTAAAGGTGGCAAAACTCCACATAAGTACCACGCAAAAAGGGCCCGCAGATTATCTATTTGTTCAGTATCAGGCGCTTGCTCACGATCAGGCCATCGGCCAGTGTCAGCTGCACCAGGTAGAGGCCGGCGGGCAGCGTGCCTAGCTCCAGCAGGGGCTGGCCGTGCTGGCTGGCGGGCTGCTGCCAGGCGACGCGGCCCAGCGCATCGAGCACCTGGGCGCGGGCGTAGCGGCCCTGCACCCGCACCTGCCCCTGCGTGGCGGGGTTGGGGTAGAGGCTGTACGAGTCGGCCACCGACGCCGGGGCGCTGCTGAGCACCGTGTTGGTCATCACCGGGCGCAGCATCAGGGCCCAGCCCTCATACTGCGGCGGCACATCCGGCGAAACCGTGGGCCTCGGCTCCCACACGTTGCGGGTGAACTGCCAGAAGGCATTCGTGGGCGGCACATTGTTGAGGTCAATATTGATACCAAGCGGCGTGGTGATGAGGCCGTGGCCGTAGCCGGCATAAAACCGCCCGCTCACCGGCACCGGCGCCGCAAATGCAACTTCCATAAACGTCTGCCCCGCCGGCAGCGAGGCCGGAATCTGCACACTCTGCGTGGCCTTGGGCTGGCGCGTGGGCGCACCATTGGCCGGGTCGGCGTCCCACACGTTCACCGTGATGGTGCGGCCCGCCGCACTCGGATACGCCGGCGAAATGCGGATGCTGCGTACCTGGTCGGGCTTGTTGAGGTCGAACTGCAGGGCGTAGTAGCTCTGATTGAGGGTAGAAGGCGGCACACTCACGAAGGCTTCGGCCGTGCCATCGTCGTAAGCGAAATAGTCGCTCAGCTCGGTCACGCGCGAGATGGTATCGTTGGGCATGGTGCGCGGGTCGGTGTTGGCTTCGTTGGTGATGAGCGTGAGCCGGTGCCGCACCGTTTTGGCCGCCGCCGACACCGGCAGCGGGCTGCTGCGCAGGTCGCCCTCAATCCGAAACTGAAACTGAGGGCTGCTCAGCGAAACGAAATCGGTAGTGCGGAACAGCGCCGACGGGCCGCTGGGCAGCACGTCCAGCTGACCCACCCAGCGGCCGGGCACCGGAAAGCCGCTGTCGGAGAGGTTGTTGATGGTGGTGAACGTGGCTGGGTTTAGTAGCGCGGTCGGGTTGGGGGCGGCGTTGAACTGCCCCACTGGCATGGCCGTGCCGCGGGCCAGCAAGCTGCTCAGCGGGCGGCTGGTAGCCACGTCCTGGTACAGTGAGTCGGCGCGCACCCGCACCGGGGCCAGCTTCACGTAGTCGATGCTCCAGGAGTCGTCGTTGTTGGCCAGGCTGCCCTTGGCCCGAAACCGGAACTGGAAGCTGCCGTGCAGAAACCGCGCCTGATCAATGGCCACAAACTTGCGCCGGAAGGCTTCGCGCGTGCCGTCGCTGCGGCGCGTCCAGACCGGCACCCACAGGCCGTTCTGGTCTTTGAACTCCAGCTGCAGCTGCACCGCGGCCGTGCCGGAGTTGGCCGACGGCCGCCGGAAAATGTTGCCCGCCTGCCAGTAAAAGCCCAGATACAGCCGGTCGGTGGCGGTGCGGCCGCTCAGGTCGATGGGCTGCGACACCAGCGAGTCGATGTCGCTGTAGCCGCTGCCGTAGGGGCGGCCGTTGGCCTGCTGCCCGTCGAAGGTGGCCACGCCGCGGGTGGGCGGCGCCAGCGGAAACCGGTTGTTGACGAGCACCCCGCCGCCGGGCAGCCAGTTCGTCGCTTTGGGCGTGCCTTCCTGGGGCGTCGTGAAGTCGTCGAAGAAGGGCAGCGTCAGGGCCTGCCCGCGCTGGGCGGTGGCGGGCCGTGCGGCCGGCGCCGTGCGGCCCGGGTCGGTGCCCAGCGAGTGCAGCTCCTGCGCCACCGTGGCCAGGGGCAGCACACCCAGAATCGATAAGACAGAAACGCGTAGAACTTTGGAATACATCATCGAAAGCAAGTTAGGATATGGGCTTGAAACGCGCCGGCACCGCTTAAAATTTCAATCACAGATTTTGCAGATTGAAAAAGGATGTCGCGGATTCAGGCGGCAGAGATATGCGCCTGCTGGTGGCAGTACAAAGCAAAAGAGCCGCGCAACAGCGCGGCTCTTTCGGGGAAAATCAATCTGTGAAATCAGCCTTAAATCTGCAAAATCTGTGATTCTAGTTCACCGGTTTCACGGGCTCGTCGCCGGCCACCCAGATGTCGACCAGCTGGCCCATGCGGATGGTGGCGTCGGGGGCGGCCACGGGGCGCTGCTTCACTACGGTGCCGTCGGTTTCGCCGTCCTGAGCGGGCTGGTAGAACACCTCACCTAGCTGCAGGCCCTGGCCGATGAGCAGGGTGGTGGCTTCGTCGGCGGGCATGTTGATGAGGTTGGGCACCGGGAATTCCTGGTTGCCGAGGCCGTCGCCCACTTCCAGGTCTACTTTGGTGCCTTTGGCAATGGCCGCGCCGGGCGCAATGTCTTTGCCGCCCACCAGCTGCCGCAGCACGGCGTTCTGCTGGATGTTAGGCACCAGCTTGATCTGGCCCACCACC is from Hymenobacter yonginensis and encodes:
- a CDS encoding RecQ family ATP-dependent DNA helicase, encoding MPEHATDDILHVLRQHWGHAAFRPLQEDIIRSVLAGQDTLALLPTGGGKSICFQVPALARPGLCVVVSPLIALMKDQVENLRKRGIKAEAVFSGMSHQEIDQTLDNCVYGPVKFLYVSPERLQTDMFRARVGRMKVSLLAIDEAHCLSQWGYDFRPPYLQIAALRELLPGVPCIALTATATEQVKLDIVEKLLFRLGHRVFQQSFARPNLSYSALATEDKLRRLLEVVRGVGAGKTSIVYARTRRQTEDTAAYLQQQGVRAAVYHAGLPSDQRTRTQQDWMQNRIHCIVATNAFGMGIDKPDVRLVVHLEAPDNLEAYYQEAGRAGRDEKYAFAVLLQGPNDAAELRRRTQQAYPPLDTVRRVYQALANFSRTAVGGGELVAFDFDIQHFAETYRIKALDAHNSLRTLAREGFVQLNEAVNTPARVHIPIDHQDLYRFQVANAQHDQLIKSLLRFNGGELFSGFQRISENSLAQHLKLSVVDVRKTLVFLHRSGIIQYQPRQESPQALFTTPRFDADKLPLDQKRLTQARDLALHKTEAVVRYAAGGRCRQQLLLEYFGELDAPPCRVCDFCLAEKKARQAPASSADLRQQLLNLLKATPQTPREILAQFAPGQATAVTEQLRELVELGELAYAPDGRLG
- a CDS encoding type 1 glutamine amidotransferase domain-containing protein; this encodes MNILMVLTSHDQLGDTGHKTGFWLEEFAAPYYVFKDAGATLTLASPAGGQPPLDPKSDDPSAQTDATKRFKADTDAQQALASTVKLDTVNAADFDAVFYPGGHGPLWDLAEDKKSIELIENFYAAGKPVAAVCHAPGVLRHVKDANGEPLVKGKSVAGFTNTEEEAVQLTNVVPFLVEDMLKQNGGDYSKGADWAPYVVKAGNLITGQNPASSEPAAEELLKLLKK
- a CDS encoding putative quinol monooxygenase; the protein is MANQAEIYCVAAEWLVPTEHIDTVRDLLMQAAAAVRQHEPGNLLYIAHESADEPGRFFVYEQYANQEAQIAHRAAPHFQDLVLGRIVPLLAERKTSFYRLLPVQGK
- a CDS encoding NADP-dependent oxidoreductase, whose translation is MKTQAIVLASRPQGTPTAEQFRFETLELPPLAAGQVLLKTRYVSVDPYMRGRMSAAKSYVAPFEVGQPIAGGVVAEVVESQSDALPVGSVVVGNLPWQQHSVADGKSLNRIPTDKAPVSYFLGLLGMPGLTAYFGLLDICQPKAGETVVVSGAAGAVGMVVGQLAKIQGCRVIGTAGSDEKVAYLKELGFDEAINYKTANIAEALAAAAPNGVDCYFDNVGGPITDAVYDLLNKHARIALCGQISTYNTTEAPVGLRPEGKLLKTSTKLQGFIVSDYLPQWPEGVAKLTEWYGQGKLKFEETITDGFDQIPAAFLGLFQGDNTGKAIVNVA
- a CDS encoding organic hydroperoxide resistance protein, which encodes MKINKVFTAQAKAKGGRDGQVTSKDEVINIPLSTPKEMGGPGKPNSTNPEQLFAAAYASCFEGALGVAARQAKVKLDGVTVEALIGFGQAEDGGYGISADLHINIPGVEQAQAEELVQAAHGICPYSRATRGNIEVNLTTTTEAA
- a CDS encoding MarR family winged helix-turn-helix transcriptional regulator codes for the protein MSDNPSLPSDETLLKLESQLCFPIYAVSRMLTKAYQPYLQELDLTYPQYLVLLLLWEHGELTVKALGDNLLLDSGTLTPLLKRLEQKQWVSRRRDPRDERSVIIGLLPAGRELQQRACHVPEALFARLGMSPAEFEALRTQLQQLLIRLS
- a CDS encoding rhodanese-like domain-containing protein yields the protein MADITPAELKQRQAAGEKPTIIDVREPWENEEGRIEGSQNIPLNTLPQKLEELEDLKDQEIIVHCKSGGRSTSAKAYLTQQGFMQVRNLLGGFQAYQQA
- a CDS encoding T9SS type A sorting domain-containing protein, with the protein product MMYSKVLRVSVLSILGVLPLATVAQELHSLGTDPGRTAPAARPATAQRGQALTLPFFDDFTTPQEGTPKATNWLPGGGVLVNNRFPLAPPTRGVATFDGQQANGRPYGSGYSDIDSLVSQPIDLSGRTATDRLYLGFYWQAGNIFRRPSANSGTAAVQLQLEFKDQNGLWVPVWTRRSDGTREAFRRKFVAIDQARFLHGSFQFRFRAKGSLANNDDSWSIDYVKLAPVRVRADSLYQDVATSRPLSSLLARGTAMPVGQFNAAPNPTALLNPATFTTINNLSDSGFPVPGRWVGQLDVLPSGPSALFRTTDFVSLSSPQFQFRIEGDLRSSPLPVSAAAKTVRHRLTLITNEANTDPRTMPNDTISRVTELSDYFAYDDGTAEAFVSVPPSTLNQSYYALQFDLNKPDQVRSIRISPAYPSAAGRTITVNVWDADPANGAPTRQPKATQSVQIPASLPAGQTFMEVAFAAPVPVSGRFYAGYGHGLITTPLGINIDLNNVPPTNAFWQFTRNVWEPRPTVSPDVPPQYEGWALMLRPVMTNTVLSSAPASVADSYSLYPNPATQGQVRVQGRYARAQVLDALGRVAWQQPASQHGQPLLELGTLPAGLYLVQLTLADGLIVSKRLILNK